From Deinococcus ruber:
CGAAGGTGGTGGGCGAAGTCACGCCCTTGAAATAGCTGCCCAGGCTGCCGGTCCGGATCAGATCGATGACCTGACCTTCGTCGCCGCCGCTGGCATACACACTGAATTTGCTGCTGGACAGCACCTTCTTCTGATTGGCGTCGAGGCTGCCACTGACGCTGCCCGCCACAAAGTTGTAGGAAGCTCGCAGGGCGGCCTGCATTTCGGAGCTGCTGAAGTTGCTCTCCATGCTGACCAGCAGCAGTCGCCCGTAGGTCACGCTGTCCACGTACGCGGGCGGATTGCTATAACTGAGCTGACCCGCGTTGCCAAGAGCAGTCAGGTCGGCGACACTCAGCGAGCCGAACAGTGCGGCGGCAGGCGTCTGTCCGGCCAGGTCGGCATTGACCGTGAAGACGTTCTGATAAAAGACGGCTGTGAGCTTGTGGCTGCTGCTCTGGCTCTGGAGTTTCAGCGACGCACTCGCCTTGGCCGTCAGATACGACGCGTTCAGCCCGAGCTGGAGCGCACTCGACTCGAAGCCGCTCTCCTCGGCGAACTCGTAACGGACGGTGCTGCCCAGAGGCGTCCCTGTAGCTGCCTGACGGATGCGGGCCAGGGCTGCGTTGTAACCGCTCTGGGTCGGCGCGACCGTTTCACTGCCCGAGGGAATCGGCAGCTGCGACGTGAGCTGAATCGGCAGGCGTTTGGCCGCCGGAACCGCGAGGGGAGCGAGCGATCCGAGTCCATCGGCCAGCCCTTTACTCTGGAGCAGCGCACCCACCCACAGCTTGTCCTGATCGAAGGTGCCAGCGGCGTATTGCGGCGGAGAATCGGCGATCTTGAACTTCTGGACGCTGCACACCAATGGCCCGCCCGCCCCGTCCTGACGGCTGGCCTGTGCGCTGCCCTGCGCTGCCGTGCCGGACGGATGTTTGGCCGGTCTGAACGTCAGCAGACGGGTGAAGAAATCGGAGGGACTGGTGGCGTCGCCCGGCCAGGTGGTGCTCAGCAGCAGGGTACTGGGGATCTGGATCACGGGCCTGGTCGACGGCGTGGGGACAGAAACCGGGATTCTGGGTGCCGCCAGTACAGGAGCGCACAGCATCAGTGAGACAGAAAGCAGCGAGCTGACGATGGAAAGGGAACGTTTCATGGTGGTTCCTCCAGAGCAATCATCAGCGCACGCTGGGAACAGTGTTGACGACTGCTCGACCATAGACCAGGCTGCGTAGCATAAACGTTGCAGCCGGAAATGGCTGGGGAACTGCCCTCCCTTGATCGGCGTCATGGGTCATCGTTGCCAGAGCAGCTGACAGAAACCGGAAGTGGACAGTTGGCAATACGAACGGCGTTCCGGCTACGGAGCAAGGGCATGCGGCGAGCGATCAGGATTCGCCTGGATTCGGTGTATGCGCCCGGCAATATCCTCAGCGCTGCTTCAGCGCGGGGTCATGATTCGCGGCGCTATCAGATATGCCTGAACAAGTTTCGTTTCTTCGGCAGCCAGGTGCCCGCCACCGCTTCGCAGACCATCCCACGAGCTGTTCATGAAAGCAGGCGGCGTCAGCGAGATGGCCCTGCTGCTTGGTTTCTCGGCTTCCAGCGCCACTGTCTCAGGTAGACGATGACTGCGTTACATCAACTGCTCCCGAACTGCCTGATACACGGTCTGCACCGTCGGCTGGAACCCCAGACGTCGAGCCAGGGAATTGTCCATCTGAGACTGCCAGGGGTTGATGAGGGGTGCCGCCGATGGCTCCATGCTCCCGCCGCCCAGCGCGACGAGTTCGTACATGGAGATCGGTACACCATCGACGATGTTGACAACATGTCCATCCAGCGCTCCGGCCAAGGCAAGCTGCATGGCTGCCGCAATATCACGGTGGTGAACCACGCTCATGCGCTGCGCCGGATGCCAGCCAAATCGCTCCACCAGTCCGGGGAGCGCTTCCAGATGTCCGTCCTGATCGCCGTACACGAATCCGAAGCGCTGAACCGACCAGTTCAGGCCGCTCTCCCGCAGCACGCGCTCGGCAGCAAGTTTACTGGCCGGGTAAGCCTGCTGTGGATCGGCAGCGTCGTCTTCCCGGGCAGGACGGGAGCCGTCGGCGTCGTAAATCACGCCAGTGCTGGCAAGAATGAACCGCGCTTCAGGGGCGTGCGTCTGCGCGGCGGCGATGAGATGGCGCGTGCCCTCCAGATTGACACGCCAGATTAGGTCGGTATCGGACGTGCGAAACGTTGCGGCGAGGTGGATGATGGCCGAGACGCCCTGAACAGCTTCGCTGAGAGACGCGGGGTCGAGCAGTTCGCCCTCCACGACGCAGACGCCAGCGGGTGCCGATTGTCCATTCCGCAGCAGAACACGGCATTCCAAGCCAGCGGCAACGAGGCGGGGCAAGAGGCGGGCACCGACCAGGCCGGTAGCACCAGTCACAAGGATGGTCATGGTAAATCTCCTTCTAAAGCGGGAAGGCGGTGAGGATAGTCTATTGACAAATGGAGCACCGCTCCAGAAATATACGGAACATAGTTCCACTTGTCAACACGAAACGACGTACACCGACACCTCTGCGGGAGCCGAGAGTGCACAACCTTAAGAGCCAGAAAGAAGGAGCTGTTCATCCTGCCCCCGAGCTATTGACGGCGGGAGTTGGCAGGCTGGCGCTCTCCGATATCTGGCGCGGCCCGCCGTGATCCACAGCACTTGGCACCACGTCACTCAACAGCGTCGGAGCCGAGTTGATGATTCATCTGAGACGAAGGGCGAGATGAGGCAGCTAACGTAACGCCTGAGTTTCATGTTCAGGAGCGTGTGCACCGACGAGCGCCTGAAGGTCTGCAAACGCTGGCGTGGTCTGGTAGGCCCGGAGCGCCTCGACGAAGGCCCGGAGGTGGGGCAACCCAGGCCGACCCGGTTTCATCGCCACTCCCAGCGTCCGTGACAGGGCGACAGGCAACGGAGACATCGTCAGGCTCTCCCGCAGCGGCAACACAGCCAGCCTGGGCATCACCGCCAGGCCCAACCTGTGTTCCACCATCGACAGCATCACCTCATCATCAGCAATCTCCTGCACAACTGTTCCCGGCAGAAGAAAGCTGTGGAGATGGCGGTGCAGACCCGCGTTGCAGGCGTGCTCGGCGGGAAACACCAGAAGAGGCTGCGCCCGGAGCGTCGCCACGCTGAGCGGCTGGCCTTCCTCCGCCCGGACGCGCACGGCCACGTAGTCGTCCTGGACGACGGGCAACGTGAACAGCGAGGTAGGGGCACCGAGTTCGAGGAAGGCGACATCCGCCTGTCCGTCCTGCACGAGCTGCTCGCCACCTGCGCCGAGCGTCCCATCAATGATTCGCACCTGAAGTCGTGGGTGACGACGACGCAGGAGCGCCAGGACTGGGGGCAGCAGATGCACACCCAGACTTCGGAAGGTCGCCACTGTGAGGCTTCCTTCCAGGGCGCGGCGCTCGTCCACAGCGAGCGCGAAGTCTTCACTGTGCTGAACGACGAGCTGAGCGTAGTACAGTCCCTGCTCACCTGCGGGGGTCAGCGTGATGCCTCTGGGAGAACGGCGAAACAGCGGCTGCCCGTGCAGGTGTTCGAGCGCTTTCACGCTTTCACTGACGCTGCTGGGCGACAGGCCAAGGACGATGGCGGCCTGGCCGAAACTTCCGGTGGCCGCCGCCGCAACGAACGCGCGAAGCTGGATCAGGGTGGCCGCGCTCCGCATAGCTCACTGTAGCAGTCGCCCCCGGAACTTCCGATGACTGCCGCTGTAGTCCGTGGATCAGACGCGTAGGCACGCCGCAACTTCGCCGCCACACTGAGAGGTATGGTTCGTCTCACTTCACCGCTTCCTGCGCTGCCCGCTGTGCCTGCCCTGTTGCTCTCGGTTCTCAGCGTGCAGGGAGGCGCGGCCATCGCCAAGGGGGTCTTTCCACTGGTCGGAGCGGTCGGCACTACCGGACTGAGAATCGGGCTATCCGCCGTCATCCTGATGCTGATTTTCCGACCCGCACTGAGGCAGTTCACATCGGCACAGTGGACGTCAGTGGTGCCCTACGGCGTGGTGCTGGGGGCCATGAACCTGCTGTTCTATCTGTCTCTTTCGCGTCTTCCCCTTGGACTGGCAGTCACCCTGGAATTTGTCGGCCCGCTGCTGCTGGCGGTCTGTAGCTCGCGCCGGGCGCTGGATGTGCTGTGGGTGGTACTGGCCGGTGCGGGCGTGGTGCTCATCACTCCCTGGAGCGGCGGAGGCAGCGACGGTCTCGGGATGCTGTTCGCACTCCTGGCGGGGGCGTGCTGGGCTGCGTATGTGCTGCTGGGCAGCCGCATGGCCCGGGTGCTGCCGAGTGGCCCCGGTGTGGCAGCAGGCATGGCCGTCGCCACGCTGACGGTTACTCCATTCGTGCTGGTCTCCGGCGACCTGGGGCATGTCACACCTGGATTGCTGATGTCGGGTGCTGCCCTGGCGGTGCTGTCGAGCGCCGTGCCGTTTACCCTGGAACTGGTGGCGCTGCGCCGCCTGCCTTCCCGGATCTTCAGCATCCTGCTCAGCCTGGAACCCGCAGTGGCAGCGCTGTGCGGGGTCGTGTTCCTGCATGAGATGTTGAAACTCAGCGGGTGGATCGCGGTCAGCCTGGTGATGCTTGCCAGTGCTGGAGCTGCCCTGGTACCTCAGCGACCACCCGCAGCGGTACCCCCGACACACGCAGACCCAGGAGAGGAGTCAGGGAAGTTTTAGGCTGCCCTGACGCTTCGTGTCGGCCACAGTTCACAGGGCCTCCTGGGCGTCACGCTTCATCGGAATCCGGAAGATGGCCCGTCTCTGCCGAACGAAGCGCATGAACGCGAGGTAGAGGCGGGCCGACCTTCCAGAACATCCTCGATCCGGCGCAGGCGGTACCGGAGGGTGTTGACATGCACGTGAAAGGGTGTCGTCCAGCTTGCCTTCTGGATCCTCTGTCTGAAGTCGCCCCGTCCCTGGTCTGCCAGGGCCTGTAGCGCCTGAATTGCCTGCCGCACGTCCTGATCGGTGGCATTGAGCTCGGAAGGAGACAGCCGGGACGCCCTTTCTTTACCGACTTGCTGACTGACAGGAACGGCTCTGGTGTGGGTTATTCAGGGCTGTCTGGCAACAGCAGAACCTTGCCGATGCTCTGACGGCTTTCCAGCAATCGGTGGCCTTCTGCACCCTGCGACAGTGGAAAGCGGGCAGCAATATGGACATTCAGCGTTCCGGCGCTGACCAGTTCGAACAGGGCCGCAGCCCGGGCACGGCGTTCCTGGGGCGTTGTCAGCACATTCCACAGATCGCCGCCCGTCAGCCGCTTCGAGGTGTCCATCAGCATCCGTGGATCAATCAGCGGTGGATTCCCTCCAGCCATGCCGTAAAACACCACATGCCCGCCCGTCCGTACCGTTTCAAAGCTCTGAAGCAGGGTAGTACCGACCGCGTCGAACGCCACATCTACGCCACCGCTGCGCGTCAAGACCTGTTCGACCCACGGTTGCGTGTACAGCAGTACCTCAGCGCCCGCCGCCTCAACCGCCCGCGCCTTGGTTTCACTGGAGGTGAGGCCGAACACCCGCGCCCCTTGCAGGCGGGCCAGCTGTACCAGCAGGAGACCGACGCCTCCCGCAGCGGCATGCACCAGCACCGTCTGCCCGGCGCTCAGGGCGTGGCTGTCGCGCAGCAGATACTGCGCCGTCAGACCCTGCAACAACAGCGCAGCTGCCGTTTCAGACGAGATCTCCCGGGGCAGCGGAATCAGGTGATCAAACGGTACACACACGCGCTCTGCCTGGGCATAGGGACTGTCTGCGAACGCCACCCGGTCCCCGATCTGAAACCTCGTGTCGCCGTCGCCTAGCGCCACGATCCTGCCAGCGCCCTCGTACCCGGCGATGTACGGCGGCTGTCCCACCAGATGATAGTCGCCCCGCCGCCGATACACGTCGGCAAAATTCAGGCCAATCGCCTCCATTTCCACCAGCGCGGTGCCGGGCAGCAGCTGGGGGTCTGGCACCTCTCGGTATTCCAGCACGTCGGGACCACCAAAACGAGAAAAGGTCAGCGCATACACGGACGTGTTATAGCGCCGCGTGTGCCATTTCCTGAGTTAGAGTGCTCAGGTCTGACAGTCCAGCGCCGTCTCGAAGCGCAGCAGGGTGGGCGTGCGGCTGGTCGCCACGTTGAGAGTGCCGCGTCCCAGCCTCCCCCACCCGCTTTCCTGGCGTTCTGCACGGGCGCCGAGCAGCGCAGTCTGGAGGCGGTTCTTCGCAACCGCCAGCCCTCAGAGAGCCTGACCGTCTGGAATTCAGGCCTTCGGAACTGCCGCCCTGGGTGCAACACTCCTCCGATCTGAAGTCAGTCCACGTTTCCGGGCCGCGTGCGGTTCCCAAAAAACGCAGCGGGCAAGTCAGCTTTCATCCAGGAATTCCAGGACAATCGCCGCGAGTTCATCCGGCACCTCCTCCGCCATGTGGTGGCCCGACTGAATGCCCTGCCCACGCAGCACGGCTGCCCACGGACGCCAGATGGCAAGAATGTCGTCGTACAGCGGTTCCGGATCATCCTGTGTGGGCCACAGAACCAGCGTGGGGCACTGCACGGTATGTCCGGCCTGACGGTCCGTCATGTCATGCTGACGGTCGATCCCCAGACCCGCCCGGTAATCCTCCAGCATGGCGTGCACGGTGGCCGCGTCATGCACGGCGGCGCGGTAATCCGCGTAGGCGTCTTCCCCCATCTGGGCCTGCTTCTGAGGGGTATTGCCGTACCACGCGTCGGGGTCGGCCAAGATGGCACGCTCGGGCTTTGTCGGCTGCGCGAAGAAAAACCAGTGCCACCACAGCCGCGCAAAGCGCTCGTTGGCCCGCTCCAACGCTTCACCGATGGGGACCTGACCCAGAAAGGCCAGGTGTGACACCCGCGCCGGGTGATCGAGGGCGAGGCGGAAGGCCACATACGATCCCCGGTCATGCCCGACCACCGCGAACCGGGCGTGGCCGAAATGCATCATCAGTTCGGCCATGTCGCGTGCCAGCGCTCGTTTTGACATGCCGCTGTGATCGGGAGTATCGAGGGGCTTCGAGGACTGTCCATAGCCGCGCAGGTCTGGACAGATGACCGTATGCGTGCGTGCCAGCAGCGGCGCGACCCGGTGCCAGGTGGCGTGGGTGCGGGGATGCCCATGCAGCAGCAGAACGGGTGGCCCGGAACCGCCGTGCCGGACGCGCAGGCTCGCTTCTGACAGCTCAACCGTCTCCAGGTCGAAACCCTCAAACATGTCTTACCGTACCACTGCGATCTTGGGTCAGGCCTTTGGATGAACTGCACAGAGGCGTAGATGATGTCACTCACCGCCTCTGCCAAATCGTAGATGAACATGGGGCGTGGACTGCCGTTCTTTCAATATCTGCTGGAAGAACATGATGTCTCGGGTACGGTACACACGGACTCATTCGCCAGTGATAGATCAGCGGTTCGTAAGCTACCTGCGCTCGAAGAGGCTGACCACCCAGAGATGATGTCAACTGATCGCCGCAACACGTTCATGTAGCAGTCTCATCATCTCAAACGCTGTCAGGAGCGGCAGCAGCTTGATTGCCGAAGGGTCAGCATGATGCAGGAATTTCATGAGTCGCACGCCTGAAGAGCCAATCTCCCCTGTTCTCATCGATCAACTTGCCCGGCTTCCTATCGCCACGCTTTTTCCTTCCCCCATTGGCTCAATTCTTTGTGAAACCCAGATGCCTTGGTTTAAAGGAGCATGTAAGAGTGCAGAAACGACACTGAACTAGGTCAACACATCTGGCTTCAGCATTCCTGAAATGTCGAGGCTTGGGTGCGTTGAACCGAGGAGGAATGAATGCAGGGAAGAACAACGAAGGGACTCTGCCCGCTGCTGATGGCAGGCGTCCTCTTGCTGGCCGGGTGTGGTCAGGGAAGCAGCCCTTCTCCACCGACACGGGCGTACGCGTACACAGCAGCGGTGCCGGTGGGTGCGAACGACACGCAGGCGAGTGTGTCGCAGCAGTACGCGGGTGCTGTTCTGGTCTGGCAGCCTGAAGCTGGATTCGCTGTCCTCGGACTTGACCAGCCGCTCCCGGCGTCTCAGCTTCAGGCACTGAGCCTTAACAGTAAACCTGTCACGGCTGAACCCAACACCCGCGTCTTCAGTGCGAGTGGAACTTCGAGTGCCTGGTCAGGGAAGTCTGGCAGCATGGACGCCGCTGGCCGGGCATACGTGTGGAGCGGTGGCCGGGCGTACGTGTGGAGTGGTGGCCGGGCGTACGTGTGGAGCGGCGGAACGGGTGTGGTTGGAGGCATTCCGGAGAACAGTGCAGCGTGGAACCAGATCGGGCTACCAGCCGCCTGGGCAGCTGCTCCGAAGCTGGGCGAAGGTGTGAAGGTTGCGGTCATCGACAGCGGCATCGACCTGCACCACGATCTCTTTCAGGGGTCGCTGGTGTCACCTGCCGATCAATGGGATTTCGTGGGGAACGACGCCGTGCCGCAGGAGGAAGGCACCTTCACCGACGAGGCGTTTGGGCACGGTACCAACGTCGCCGGAATCGTGCTCCAGATGGCACCCCACGCCCAGATCATGCCGCTCCGGGTTCTCAATCCAGACGGCAGCGGCGATCAGACGAACGTCGCGCTGGCCATCAATTTCGCGGTGGCGCACGGCGCTCAGGTGATCAATCTGTCGCTGGGGTCTGTAGAGAAAACCGACGTCATCCAGAAGATGATTCAGTTTGCGACCAGCAAGGGTGTCAACGTGATCGCGTCGTCTGGAAACAGCGGCGACGAGCACATCACGTATCCAGCGCTGTACGCAGACGATGGAGGCAGCATCGGGCAGTTCTCGGTCAGTGTCGGGAGTGTCGACTGGAAGGACCGGAAATCTGATTTCTCGACCTACGGCGACAAACTCGAGGTGGTCGCCCCTGGAGAGGTGGTGTGGGGGCCAGTACCCGGCAACCTGTTCTCCTACTGGAGCGGCACTTCTATGGCGTCACCGATGGTGGCGGGTGCCGTGGCACTGGCACGTGCACAGACACTGACCGTGAAGACGACGGATCTGACCCGGCGACTGGTGGACACCGCCACCAAGATCGACAACGTGAATCCGAAATACGTTCACAAGCTCGGTGGCCGCCTCAACATCGGTGCGTTCATTCAGGCAGTGACCACCGGACCGGCGGCACCCGTCACCGGCAAGTAACGGCACATCTCTGCTGAGCAGTTTCTGCTGCTCAGCGTTCGGTCAGGGCACTGGGCGGGGTACCGTCCTCTGTGCCCTGACTGGTTCCGCTTCATTCCGCCGCCGCCGCAAACATTGATCCTGTCTGACCTTTTTCTGGAGTTCTCCAATGCAGCCACCGTACGACTATTCTCCAGCACCGATCCCAGATCGGCCAGCGGTTGATGGCCTGATTGCAGCCACGACCGCGCTGTTACCGACCAACCCGGCACGCGCCCTTGAAATCGTTACCGAAGCTCTGACCCTGGCAACCACTTTGGAGTACGGCGCGGGCCAGACGCAGGCACAGCTGCTGTGTGGGCAAGCCCTTCACCGACTCGCCCGACTTCAGGAAGCTGCTCGACACCTGGAAATGGCCACAGCAGGGTTTCAGCGCCTTGCGATGCCACTCGGAGAGACGCAGGCGCTCACTGCCTGTGCGGTCGTGATGCGTGAGCTGGGAGAACCGGCCCGCGCCCAGGAACTGCTGGAACGGGCATTGACGCTCAGCACCCAGCTGGGCGACCTGGAATTGCAGGCCACAGTCCTCAATCATCAGGCGGCCCTGGCTCAGACCAGTGGAAACGCGAGCCTGGCGCTGGGGCAACTTCAGGCGGCACTCGCCATCCGACATCAGCTGGGCGACATTTTGGGGGCTGCCCAGTGCCTCAACAACATCGGGCAGGTACATCTCAGCCGCAATCATCTCGGAACCGCGCTGACGACCCTGACCGAGGCCTTTGAACTCCTGAAGACCGTCGACGACCCCACCACCACGGCGCACTGCCTCATCAACATCGCTTACGTCCACGAAGAACTGGGAGATCATCAGCAGAGCTACGACTACCACGCCCGCGCCCTGGCACTGGCCCGCCAGCAACACAATCACACGCTCGAACTGTACTGCCTGAACAACCTCGCCCAGGCTGTCAGCAATCTCCACCGATTTCAGGAAGCGGCAGAACTCTTTGCCAAGGCGCTCGAAATGGCCCAAGAAATCGGCATCCGCTACCTGATGGGCTGTGCATATCACGGTCTTGGGCGGTCGGCCCTGGGTCAGGGCCATCCAGACGCCGCCCTTCAACAGTACCTGCTGGCTCTGGAAATCGCTGAAGAACTCGGGGAACAGGAGAGCGAGGTCGATGCTCTCCTGGGCCTCGGGGAAGTGCACGTTACCCTGCGTCATTACGACGACGCCCAGGTTCATTTGCAGCGTGCCCTGCCGCTTGCCCTCAGCCATGAGCTGCCGAAGAAGGTGGCCCGCATCCGTATTCTGCTGGCTCAGGTCGCTCAGGCAACCGGGCAACTGAACGAGGCCCTCATGCAGCTCTGGACCGTCCGTGAACTCGAACGTGAGCTGTTCGATCAGGAACGTGACCGCACGACCCAGCAGCTCACCGTCCAGTTCGACGTAGAACGCGCCCATCATGAGGCAGCCGTGTCGCAGGTGCAGACCGAGATCGCGAATCAGGCGTTTCAGGACGCGGAAGCGAAGGTGAGTGAGCAGACCAAACGCCTGGTGCAGACGCAGGTGGAAGTCGTCACCCGCCTGGCAAACGCCGCTGAATACCGTGACGACGTGACCGGCGAGCACACCCTGCGGGTCGGACATATCGCCGCGTTGCTTGCCGAGCACCTCCAACTGAGCGCCGAACAGGTGTCGATTCTGCGCGTTGCTGCGCGGCTGCATGACGTGGGCAAGATCGGAATCTCCGATATGATTCTGCAAAAGCCAGCCAAATTGACCATCGAAGAGTACGAGGTGATGAAAAGCCATACGCTCATCGGGGGCAAAATCCTGAGCGGAGGCGAATCGTTGCTGCTGAACATGGCGGAAGAAATCGCCCTCTGCCATCACGAGCACTGGGACGGCAGCGGCTATCCCAGAGGCCTGAAGGGAGAGGCCATTCCGCTGGTCGCCCGCATTGTGGCGGTGGCAGATGTGTACGACGCTCTGAGTTACTCCAGGCCGTACAAACGTGCGTGGAGCCATGACGAGGTGATGGCCGAACTTTCACGCCAGAGTGGACGGCAATTTCAGCCCGAGATCGTCTCGGCCCTGAAAGCCATCCATGCGTCCGGCATCTCGCTGCTCGCCACCCCTGACGATCACGCGCAGCTGCAACAGGTATTGATCGAGCAGAGCAGATTCGCCACAGGCCCCACAACAGCCGCGCCGCTGATGCATGGTGAACCGAGGCTGGCGCTTCAACTGCGCGAACTGGAAGCCAGGTACAGAGATGCCTGTCAGCGCATCGATGCCCTACAGGTGGCTGCCTTTACCGATCCTCTGACAGGGTTGGCCAATCGCCGGGCGTTCGAAGATG
This genomic window contains:
- a CDS encoding thiol-activated cytolysin family protein, whose protein sequence is MKRSLSIVSSLLSVSLMLCAPVLAAPRIPVSVPTPSTRPVIQIPSTLLLSTTWPGDATSPSDFFTRLLTFRPAKHPSGTAAQGSAQASRQDGAGGPLVCSVQKFKIADSPPQYAAGTFDQDKLWVGALLQSKGLADGLGSLAPLAVPAAKRLPIQLTSQLPIPSGSETVAPTQSGYNAALARIRQAATGTPLGSTVRYEFAEESGFESSALQLGLNASYLTAKASASLKLQSQSSSHKLTAVFYQNVFTVNADLAGQTPAAALFGSLSVADLTALGNAGQLSYSNPPAYVDSVTYGRLLLVSMESNFSSSEMQAALRASYNFVAGSVSGSLDANQKKVLSSSKFSVYASGGDEGQVIDLIRTGSLGSYFKGVTSPTTFVPISFTARNLGDNSYAATFRTGEYSVTTCNAASLTLKVQVLFHSVQTNDNKYDDVYGSVRFDGQQLWQRGSGDHFDVFKGNTARLYPDASEQFNKTRDYSLVVNYDTGQTASLDVTLMDYDSASPDDRLGTIRPDIDVDEVARTFRDHPGTSVVRRTYAIHGDDGASGEVIVEFRK
- a CDS encoding NAD-dependent epimerase/dehydratase family protein, whose amino-acid sequence is MTILVTGATGLVGARLLPRLVAAGLECRVLLRNGQSAPAGVCVVEGELLDPASLSEAVQGVSAIIHLAATFRTSDTDLIWRVNLEGTRHLIAAAQTHAPEARFILASTGVIYDADGSRPAREDDAADPQQAYPASKLAAERVLRESGLNWSVQRFGFVYGDQDGHLEALPGLVERFGWHPAQRMSVVHHRDIAAAMQLALAGALDGHVVNIVDGVPISMYELVALGGGSMEPSAAPLINPWQSQMDNSLARRLGFQPTVQTVYQAVREQLM
- a CDS encoding LysR family transcriptional regulator; translation: MRSAATLIQLRAFVAAAATGSFGQAAIVLGLSPSSVSESVKALEHLHGQPLFRRSPRGITLTPAGEQGLYYAQLVVQHSEDFALAVDERRALEGSLTVATFRSLGVHLLPPVLALLRRRHPRLQVRIIDGTLGAGGEQLVQDGQADVAFLELGAPTSLFTLPVVQDDYVAVRVRAEEGQPLSVATLRAQPLLVFPAEHACNAGLHRHLHSFLLPGTVVQEIADDEVMLSMVEHRLGLAVMPRLAVLPLRESLTMSPLPVALSRTLGVAMKPGRPGLPHLRAFVEALRAYQTTPAFADLQALVGAHAPEHETQALR
- a CDS encoding EamA family transporter, producing MVRLTSPLPALPAVPALLLSVLSVQGGAAIAKGVFPLVGAVGTTGLRIGLSAVILMLIFRPALRQFTSAQWTSVVPYGVVLGAMNLLFYLSLSRLPLGLAVTLEFVGPLLLAVCSSRRALDVLWVVLAGAGVVLITPWSGGGSDGLGMLFALLAGACWAAYVLLGSRMARVLPSGPGVAAGMAVATLTVTPFVLVSGDLGHVTPGLLMSGAALAVLSSAVPFTLELVALRRLPSRIFSILLSLEPAVAALCGVVFLHEMLKLSGWIAVSLVMLASAGAALVPQRPPAAVPPTHADPGEESGKF
- a CDS encoding helix-turn-helix domain-containing protein, whose translation is MRQAIQALQALADQGRGDFRQRIQKASWTTPFHVHVNTLRYRLRRIEDVLEGRPASTSRSCASFGRDGPSSGFR
- a CDS encoding quinone oxidoreductase family protein, whose protein sequence is MYALTFSRFGGPDVLEYREVPDPQLLPGTALVEMEAIGLNFADVYRRRGDYHLVGQPPYIAGYEGAGRIVALGDGDTRFQIGDRVAFADSPYAQAERVCVPFDHLIPLPREISSETAAALLLQGLTAQYLLRDSHALSAGQTVLVHAAAGGVGLLLVQLARLQGARVFGLTSSETKARAVEAAGAEVLLYTQPWVEQVLTRSGGVDVAFDAVGTTLLQSFETVRTGGHVVFYGMAGGNPPLIDPRMLMDTSKRLTGGDLWNVLTTPQERRARAAALFELVSAGTLNVHIAARFPLSQGAEGHRLLESRQSIGKVLLLPDSPE
- a CDS encoding alpha/beta fold hydrolase is translated as MFEGFDLETVELSEASLRVRHGGSGPPVLLLHGHPRTHATWHRVAPLLARTHTVICPDLRGYGQSSKPLDTPDHSGMSKRALARDMAELMMHFGHARFAVVGHDRGSYVAFRLALDHPARVSHLAFLGQVPIGEALERANERFARLWWHWFFFAQPTKPERAILADPDAWYGNTPQKQAQMGEDAYADYRAAVHDAATVHAMLEDYRAGLGIDRQHDMTDRQAGHTVQCPTLVLWPTQDDPEPLYDDILAIWRPWAAVLRGQGIQSGHHMAEEVPDELAAIVLEFLDES
- a CDS encoding S8 family serine peptidase, which gives rise to MQGRTTKGLCPLLMAGVLLLAGCGQGSSPSPPTRAYAYTAAVPVGANDTQASVSQQYAGAVLVWQPEAGFAVLGLDQPLPASQLQALSLNSKPVTAEPNTRVFSASGTSSAWSGKSGSMDAAGRAYVWSGGRAYVWSGGRAYVWSGGTGVVGGIPENSAAWNQIGLPAAWAAAPKLGEGVKVAVIDSGIDLHHDLFQGSLVSPADQWDFVGNDAVPQEEGTFTDEAFGHGTNVAGIVLQMAPHAQIMPLRVLNPDGSGDQTNVALAINFAVAHGAQVINLSLGSVEKTDVIQKMIQFATSKGVNVIASSGNSGDEHITYPALYADDGGSIGQFSVSVGSVDWKDRKSDFSTYGDKLEVVAPGEVVWGPVPGNLFSYWSGTSMASPMVAGAVALARAQTLTVKTTDLTRRLVDTATKIDNVNPKYVHKLGGRLNIGAFIQAVTTGPAAPVTGK
- a CDS encoding tetratricopeptide repeat protein codes for the protein MQPPYDYSPAPIPDRPAVDGLIAATTALLPTNPARALEIVTEALTLATTLEYGAGQTQAQLLCGQALHRLARLQEAARHLEMATAGFQRLAMPLGETQALTACAVVMRELGEPARAQELLERALTLSTQLGDLELQATVLNHQAALAQTSGNASLALGQLQAALAIRHQLGDILGAAQCLNNIGQVHLSRNHLGTALTTLTEAFELLKTVDDPTTTAHCLINIAYVHEELGDHQQSYDYHARALALARQQHNHTLELYCLNNLAQAVSNLHRFQEAAELFAKALEMAQEIGIRYLMGCAYHGLGRSALGQGHPDAALQQYLLALEIAEELGEQESEVDALLGLGEVHVTLRHYDDAQVHLQRALPLALSHELPKKVARIRILLAQVAQATGQLNEALMQLWTVRELERELFDQERDRTTQQLTVQFDVERAHHEAAVSQVQTEIANQAFQDAEAKVSEQTKRLVQTQVEVVTRLANAAEYRDDVTGEHTLRVGHIAALLAEHLQLSAEQVSILRVAARLHDVGKIGISDMILQKPAKLTIEEYEVMKSHTLIGGKILSGGESLLLNMAEEIALCHHEHWDGSGYPRGLKGEAIPLVARIVAVADVYDALSYSRPYKRAWSHDEVMAELSRQSGRQFQPEIVSALKAIHASGISLLATPDDHAQLQQVLIEQSRFATGPTTAAPLMHGEPRLALQLRELEARYRDACQRIDALQVAAFTDPLTGLANRRAFEDELETEILHAVRHHYPVSVVSVDLDGLKMVNDLEGHERGDALLIQMAQALRSHVGYAGRLYRIGGDEFAVIVKDVDVDQQPIFLERLSRAVSDVQAAGFVSASMSAGIASFPEEATLEGDLLRLSDQRMYVSKLARRQGKGNYTTTN